From the Clostridium putrefaciens genome, one window contains:
- the neuC gene encoding UDP-N-acetylglucosamine 2-epimerase, producing the protein MKKISILTATRAEYGLLKPIIKKLIEVPEFEVHVVVTGAHLSPEFGLTYKEIEQDGINIDEKIEILLSGDTPSAISKSMGLAMINFSDYFSKLNPDILIVLGDRYETLAVCCTAMNQRIPIAHLYGGEITEGAIDESIRHAITKLSYLHFTSTEEYRSRVIQLGEQPNRVFCVGAIGIENILKEKLMSKDELESSIDFKLDKPYGMITFHPVTLEGNNSAKQFEELLNVCKKHKDMKFIFSKANADANGRVINQIIDRFVNDNDNVVAFTSLGMVRYLSAIRYSSMVIGNSSSGLVEAPSFGVPTINIGDRQKGRLQSESVINCEPISKEIEQAINLGLTEEFKNKARNTINPYGDGNTSVKIVDVITDFLLNNKIDLKKKFYDYEVR; encoded by the coding sequence ATGAAGAAAATAAGTATATTGACAGCCACTAGAGCTGAGTACGGTCTATTAAAACCAATAATTAAGAAATTGATTGAAGTCCCAGAATTTGAGGTACACGTGGTTGTTACAGGAGCACACCTATCACCAGAGTTTGGGTTAACATATAAAGAAATAGAACAGGATGGAATTAACATTGATGAAAAGATAGAAATTTTACTAAGTGGAGATACTCCATCAGCTATATCTAAATCCATGGGACTTGCAATGATAAATTTTTCTGATTATTTTAGCAAACTGAATCCAGATATATTGATAGTTCTAGGAGATAGGTATGAAACACTGGCGGTTTGCTGCACAGCCATGAATCAAAGAATACCAATAGCACATCTTTATGGAGGGGAAATCACTGAAGGCGCAATCGATGAATCTATTAGGCATGCTATCACTAAATTAAGCTATTTACATTTTACAAGCACTGAAGAATACCGTAGTCGTGTTATTCAACTTGGAGAACAGCCAAATAGAGTTTTTTGTGTGGGAGCTATTGGAATAGAGAATATACTAAAAGAAAAGTTGATGAGTAAAGATGAACTAGAGTCTTCCATTGATTTTAAATTAGATAAGCCATATGGGATGATAACTTTTCACCCAGTAACGTTAGAAGGAAATAATTCAGCAAAGCAATTTGAAGAATTATTAAATGTTTGTAAGAAACATAAGGATATGAAATTTATATTTAGTAAAGCTAATGCTGATGCCAATGGACGTGTTATAAATCAAATAATTGATAGATTTGTAAATGATAATGATAATGTTGTTGCGTTTACTTCGTTAGGAATGGTAAGGTACTTAAGTGCAATAAGATATAGTTCGATGGTTATTGGAAATTCATCAAGTGGATTAGTAGAAGCCCCAAGTTTTGGAGTGCCAACTATTAATATTGGAGATCGCCAAAAGGGAAGGTTGCAATCGGAAAGTGTTATTAATTGTGAACCTATTTCAAAAGAAATTGAACAAGCAATTAATTTGGGTTTAACTGAAGAATTTAAAAATAAAGCAAGAAATACTATTAATCCTTATGGGGATGGTAATACATCAGTAAAAATAGTTGATGTGATAACAGACTTTTTATTGAATAATAAGATAGATTTGAAAAAGAAGTTTTATGATTACGAGGTGAGATAA
- a CDS encoding transferase, producing MDNALQRVSKCFKMARDKYYSNEMGCTFSPYNSGQYSIFLYYLANTIFRAGGNYKLATKLYYLNKIMHSVDWYYEIELPEYFGVEHPIGSVLGRAEYSDGFYLFQGCTVGGDKGTEPKYPKLGRNVILYANSTVLGHAIIGNNVVVSTGTTIINDRIPDCSFVFGHLPNLIIKKRNPDEIEKHISDFWIL from the coding sequence TTGGATAATGCTTTGCAACGAGTTTCTAAATGTTTTAAAATGGCAAGGGATAAATATTACAGCAATGAAATGGGATGTACATTTTCACCTTATAACTCTGGACAATACTCGATATTTCTTTACTATTTAGCTAATACAATCTTCAGAGCTGGTGGAAATTATAAACTTGCCACAAAATTATATTACCTTAATAAAATTATGCATTCTGTTGATTGGTATTATGAGATTGAACTACCAGAATATTTTGGCGTTGAGCATCCAATAGGAAGTGTTTTAGGACGAGCTGAATACTCTGATGGATTCTATTTATTTCAAGGTTGCACAGTTGGTGGCGACAAGGGCACAGAACCTAAATATCCCAAGTTGGGTAGAAATGTAATATTATATGCAAATTCAACAGTCCTTGGACATGCGATAATTGGTAATAATGTTGTGGTATCAACAGGCACAACGATTATTAATGATAGGATTCCTGATTGCAGTTTTGTATTTGGACACTTACCAAACCTGATAATCAAGAAAAGGAATCCTGATGAAATAGAAAAACACATTTCGGATTTTTGGATATTGTAG
- a CDS encoding N-acetyl sugar amidotransferase, with protein sequence MKYCKKCVMPDTRPGIEFNEDGICSACQSYELRKEIDWDKRYKELEKLCDKYRGMNGTSYDCAIAVSGGKDSYYQVYLMKEVMKMNPILFSVEDNFPMTEAGKHNIKNLSQEFGCNIISLKPDLKAQKKLMRYTFEKYGKPTWFIDRLIYTFPMNMAIKFNTPLLVYGENVSYEYGGSDYVETYSAKNQLSNGVASDIKIDELIKIEGITQQVLDMTKAPSLEDMEKLDPMYVSYFISWNSYANYQFAKTRGFKDLTHEWDRTHHIENFDQIDSRAYLVHSWLKYPKFGHASATDYAARYVRYGFLSRDEAIELVKRHDHDLDSKSVQDFTKFAGYTASEFWKVIDGLYNREIFEKSSYGEWMLKNPIWNEIK encoded by the coding sequence ATGAAATATTGTAAAAAGTGCGTTATGCCAGACACAAGACCAGGGATTGAATTTAATGAAGATGGAATATGTTCAGCTTGCCAATCTTATGAATTAAGAAAGGAAATTGACTGGGATAAACGATATAAAGAACTAGAAAAGTTATGTGATAAGTACAGGGGCATGAACGGAACATCCTATGATTGCGCAATTGCGGTTAGTGGAGGAAAAGATAGTTATTATCAAGTATATTTAATGAAAGAAGTCATGAAGATGAATCCTATTCTTTTTAGTGTAGAGGATAACTTCCCAATGACAGAGGCTGGAAAACACAATATTAAAAATCTTTCACAAGAATTTGGTTGTAATATTATTAGCCTAAAACCGGATCTGAAAGCTCAGAAAAAACTGATGAGGTATACATTTGAAAAGTATGGAAAACCAACATGGTTTATCGATAGATTAATTTATACATTTCCTATGAATATGGCTATTAAGTTTAATACGCCTCTTTTGGTTTATGGAGAGAATGTGAGTTATGAATATGGTGGGTCTGATTATGTAGAAACTTATTCAGCAAAAAATCAATTAAGTAATGGTGTAGCATCTGATATTAAAATAGATGAACTTATAAAAATTGAGGGAATAACTCAACAAGTTCTTGATATGACAAAAGCCCCTTCTTTAGAAGATATGGAAAAATTGGATCCAATGTATGTTTCATATTTCATTTCATGGAATAGCTATGCGAATTATCAATTCGCTAAAACAAGGGGGTTTAAAGATTTGACACATGAGTGGGATAGAACACACCATATAGAAAACTTTGACCAAATAGATAGTAGAGCATATCTTGTTCATTCATGGTTAAAGTATCCAAAATTTGGTCATGCTTCAGCTACAGATTATGCTGCAAGATATGTGAGATATGGATTCTTATCTAGAGACGAAGCAATCGAACTTGTAAAGAGACATGATCATGATTTAGATAGCAAAAGTGTTCAGGACTTTACAAAATTTGCGGGATATACAGCATCTGAATTTTGGAAGGTTATTGACGGTTTATATAACAGGGAGATTTTTGAAAAGAGTTCCTATGGTGAATGGATGTTGAAGAATCCTATATGGAATGAAATTAAGTAA
- the neuB gene encoding N-acetylneuraminate synthase → MDKRVFIIAEAGVNHNGNIEIAKRMVDKALEAGVDAIKFQTFISEQVVSKYAEKAEYQNENTLKTESQLEMVKKLELSFDRFMELKRYCDLKELEFLSTAFDLDSIDFLNGLDMKVWKIPSGEITNLPYLIKIAKMNKSVILSTGMSTIEEVRDAIEVLNNNGCGDITLLHCTTEYPAPYEDVNLKAMHTLKHKFNVPVGYSDHTKGIEISVAAVAMGAEVIEKHFTLDRNMEGPDHKASLEPNELKAMVRAIRNVEVAIGNGDKKPAQSEKKNMAIARKSIIAKCNIKKGEIFTEDNLTVKRPGSGISPMQWFDVISQTAVRDFEEDELIEI, encoded by the coding sequence ATGGATAAAAGAGTATTTATCATCGCTGAGGCAGGTGTCAATCATAATGGTAATATTGAAATAGCTAAAAGAATGGTAGATAAAGCATTGGAAGCAGGAGTAGATGCTATAAAGTTTCAAACATTTATTTCAGAACAAGTAGTTTCAAAATATGCTGAAAAGGCTGAATATCAAAATGAGAATACTTTAAAAACAGAAAGTCAGTTAGAGATGGTTAAAAAACTTGAGTTATCATTTGATAGATTTATGGAATTAAAAAGATATTGTGATTTGAAAGAATTAGAATTTCTTTCAACAGCATTTGATTTAGATAGTATAGATTTTTTAAATGGTCTTGATATGAAAGTATGGAAAATACCATCAGGAGAAATAACGAATCTTCCATATCTAATTAAAATAGCAAAAATGAATAAATCAGTTATTTTATCTACGGGTATGAGTACCATAGAGGAAGTAAGAGATGCTATAGAGGTACTGAATAACAATGGCTGTGGAGATATTACTTTACTTCACTGTACTACGGAGTATCCTGCACCGTATGAAGATGTTAATTTAAAGGCAATGCACACATTAAAGCATAAGTTTAATGTGCCAGTAGGATATTCTGATCATACAAAGGGGATAGAAATTTCCGTAGCAGCAGTAGCTATGGGGGCTGAGGTTATTGAGAAGCACTTTACCCTTGATAGAAATATGGAAGGTCCAGATCATAAAGCAAGTTTAGAACCTAATGAATTAAAAGCTATGGTGAGGGCTATTCGGAATGTAGAAGTAGCCATAGGAAATGGTGATAAGAAACCAGCTCAATCTGAAAAGAAAAATATGGCTATTGCAAGAAAAAGTATCATAGCAAAATGTAATATCAAAAAAGGTGAAATTTTTACTGAAGATAATTTAACAGTAAAGAGGCCTGGAAGTGGCATTAGTCCCATGCAATGGTTTGATGTAATTTCACAAACAGCTGTACGAGATTTTGAAGAAGATGAGTTGATTGAGATATGA
- a CDS encoding sugar phosphate nucleotidyltransferase: MEVKDLLIDEESSMIEAMKQLDKVAMKVLFVLRNEKFIAAITDGDIRRWILKKGSLDAKVKDIANYTPKFISLKHKALAKEHMKKYSIEALPIVDENMEIVSIASWNDEELKVKRNLDLPVVVMAGGLGTRLYPYTKILPKPLIPIGEIPIAEHIINRFNKYGCKDFFLIVNHKKNMIKAYFNEIEKDYKVNYADEDKPLGTGGGLSLLKGQIDKTFILSNCDILIEEDYEKIYQYHKKEKNLITMICSLKHIKIPYGVIEIGEHGEIETMKEKPELSFFTNTGCYIVEPKVIEELEEAKSIGFPDIIEKHKSRGEKIGIYPISEHSWMDMGQLDGMEETRKRLENEGG; encoded by the coding sequence GTGGAAGTTAAAGACCTTTTAATTGATGAAGAAAGTTCAATGATAGAAGCAATGAAACAACTTGATAAAGTTGCAATGAAAGTTTTATTTGTTCTAAGGAATGAAAAGTTCATTGCAGCAATAACGGACGGAGATATTAGAAGGTGGATATTGAAAAAAGGTAGCCTTGATGCAAAAGTTAAAGATATAGCCAACTATACTCCTAAATTTATTTCTTTAAAGCATAAGGCACTCGCGAAAGAGCATATGAAGAAATATTCAATCGAAGCGCTTCCTATTGTCGATGAAAATATGGAGATAGTTTCAATCGCATCATGGAACGATGAAGAGCTTAAGGTTAAAAGGAATTTGGATTTACCTGTAGTCGTAATGGCTGGAGGACTTGGAACAAGGCTATATCCTTATACGAAAATACTACCTAAGCCATTAATACCAATTGGGGAAATACCAATTGCAGAGCATATTATAAATAGATTTAACAAATATGGTTGTAAAGACTTCTTTTTAATTGTTAATCATAAGAAAAATATGATTAAAGCTTATTTCAATGAAATAGAAAAAGATTATAAGGTTAATTATGCAGATGAAGACAAGCCACTGGGTACGGGTGGTGGCTTAAGTCTTCTTAAAGGACAGATTGATAAAACCTTTATCCTTTCCAACTGCGATATTCTTATAGAGGAAGACTATGAAAAGATATATCAGTATCACAAAAAGGAAAAAAACCTTATTACTATGATCTGTTCTTTAAAGCATATAAAAATACCTTATGGTGTTATTGAAATTGGGGAACACGGTGAAATTGAGACTATGAAAGAAAAACCTGAGTTAAGCTTTTTTACTAATACAGGTTGCTATATAGTAGAACCTAAAGTGATAGAAGAGTTAGAGGAAGCGAAGTCTATAGGATTTCCTGATATTATTGAAAAGCACAAGAGTCGTGGCGAAAAGATAGGAATATATCCGATAAGTGAACATTCATGGATGGACATGGGCCAACTAGATGGAATGGAAGAGACAAGGAAGAGATTAGAAAATGAGGGAGGTTGA
- a CDS encoding NeuD/PglB/VioB family sugar acetyltransferase, giving the protein MRWNGLPVVIFGSGGISKETYHIVEQINNHSNVKVYDFLGFIEDSEPKIGTEVISGYKVVSSDSNIYEYAKDFPVLGIIIPIGNPKIKSIIYNKIKSIDNLVYPNIIHPNVNFDSKTVSFGYGNILASGVILTCNIDIGNFNLINLNSTVGHDSKIEDFNVINPLVAISGSVNVKDLCLIGTGSTILQETTINKNVTVGAGAVVVKDVEECSTVVGIPAKKIK; this is encoded by the coding sequence TTGAGGTGGAATGGTTTACCGGTTGTGATATTTGGCAGTGGAGGAATATCCAAAGAGACATATCATATTGTTGAACAAATTAATAATCATAGTAATGTAAAAGTTTATGACTTTTTAGGGTTTATTGAAGATAGTGAACCTAAAATAGGTACTGAAGTAATAAGTGGATATAAAGTTGTTTCAAGTGATTCTAATATTTATGAATATGCTAAGGACTTTCCTGTATTGGGTATTATTATTCCTATTGGTAACCCCAAGATTAAGTCAATAATATATAATAAGATAAAATCTATTGATAATTTAGTTTATCCTAATATAATACATCCGAATGTTAATTTTGATTCTAAGACAGTATCTTTTGGATATGGAAATATTTTAGCTTCTGGAGTTATTTTAACTTGTAACATTGATATTGGAAATTTTAATCTTATTAATTTAAATTCAACCGTTGGACATGATAGTAAGATAGAAGACTTTAATGTTATAAATCCGTTAGTGGCCATATCGGGAAGTGTGAATGTGAAAGATTTATGTTTGATAGGAACGGGGTCTACGATACTACAAGAAACAACAATAAATAAAAATGTAACAGTTGGAGCAGGTGCTGTAGTAGTTAAGGATGTAGAAGAATGTAGTACAGTTGTTGGAATTCCAGCAAAAAAGATAAAGTAA
- a CDS encoding LegC family aminotransferase, which yields MKQFIPLSVPNLNGKELEYVTHAVKTEWVSTGGPYVNEFENKVAEYVKCKGAVSCQNGTSGLHIALQVCGVSKDDEVIVPTLTFIAAVNPVKYIGAEPIFMDCDDSLCMDPDKLLEFCEEQCSFINGRLINNKTKKIIKALIVVHVFGNMANMEKIMEVAEKYNLKVIEDATEAIGTYYTSGKYEGKYAGTIGIIGVYSFNGNKIITTGGGGMIVSDNEELLKKAKHLTTQAKSDELYYTHDEIGYNYRMTNLQAALGLAQLEQLEIFIKTKEENYKLYKERIQDIPGLEILNFKEEIRSNYWFYGLNCSEQYPMNIDEIIKYLSTKDIQTRPIWGLINEQKPYLNNQAFKIEKAKFYLKHIINIPCSSNLTKDDVLYVIECLKEIR from the coding sequence ATGAAGCAATTTATACCATTATCTGTACCAAATTTAAATGGGAAGGAATTAGAGTATGTAACCCATGCAGTTAAAACTGAATGGGTATCAACTGGTGGCCCATACGTTAATGAGTTTGAAAATAAGGTAGCAGAATATGTTAAGTGCAAAGGAGCTGTATCTTGTCAGAATGGAACTTCAGGATTACATATAGCACTACAAGTTTGTGGAGTATCAAAAGATGATGAAGTAATCGTACCTACACTTACATTTATTGCAGCGGTTAATCCAGTTAAATATATTGGTGCAGAGCCAATTTTTATGGATTGTGATGATTCTCTTTGCATGGATCCAGACAAGTTATTAGAGTTTTGTGAGGAACAGTGTAGCTTTATTAATGGAAGGCTTATTAACAATAAGACTAAGAAAATTATCAAAGCATTAATTGTAGTGCATGTATTTGGTAATATGGCTAATATGGAAAAGATAATGGAAGTAGCAGAGAAGTATAATTTAAAGGTAATTGAAGATGCTACTGAAGCTATAGGGACTTACTACACAAGTGGAAAATATGAAGGTAAATATGCAGGAACTATTGGAATAATTGGAGTTTATTCATTTAATGGGAATAAGATTATTACCACTGGAGGCGGTGGAATGATAGTTTCCGATAATGAAGAGCTCTTAAAGAAAGCTAAACATCTAACTACTCAAGCTAAAAGTGACGAGTTGTATTATACTCATGACGAGATAGGTTATAACTATCGCATGACAAATTTACAGGCAGCACTCGGACTTGCACAATTGGAACAACTTGAAATCTTTATTAAGACAAAAGAAGAAAACTATAAATTGTATAAAGAAAGAATTCAGGATATACCAGGATTAGAGATTTTAAATTTTAAAGAAGAGATTAGAAGCAACTACTGGTTTTATGGTTTAAATTGTAGTGAACAATATCCTATGAATATAGATGAAATAATAAAATACTTATCAACAAAAGATATTCAAACAAGACCAATATGGGGTTTAATTAATGAGCAGAAACCATATTTAAATAATCAGGCCTTTAAAATAGAAAAGGCGAAATTTTACCTGAAACATATAATTAATATTCCATGTAGCTCTAATTTGACAAAAGATGATGTATTATATGTTATTGAATGCTTGAAAGAAATCCGATAA
- a CDS encoding cytidylyltransferase domain-containing protein, with product MNILFTICGRAGSKGIKNKNLRDFLGYPLPFYTISAIDLYKKRNPNVNCDIVLNTDSDDLRKMFKERLKYKVDIIDREQSLGLDNTPKVAVILNSLNVMQERKLIEYDMVVDLDITSPLRRVKDVSNLIKQKTSSKADVVFSVTNSRRNPYFNMVKKTENGYERVIESSFNARQEAPEIFDMNASLYAYSPKFLESGKGIFEGICDVIEMLDTAVLDLDHENDFELMQIIAEYLFENYPEFKEIRNNIGDILV from the coding sequence GTGAATATACTTTTTACCATTTGTGGTAGGGCTGGTTCTAAAGGAATTAAAAATAAAAATTTAAGAGACTTTTTAGGCTACCCGTTACCATTCTATACCATTTCAGCAATAGATTTATATAAAAAAAGAAATCCTAATGTTAACTGTGATATTGTATTAAATACTGATAGCGATGATCTTAGAAAGATGTTTAAAGAACGATTAAAGTATAAAGTAGATATTATTGACAGAGAACAATCACTTGGGTTAGATAACACACCTAAAGTTGCTGTTATTTTGAATTCTTTAAATGTAATGCAAGAGAGAAAGTTAATTGAATATGATATGGTTGTTGATTTAGATATAACATCTCCATTAAGAAGAGTAAAGGATGTTAGTAATCTTATTAAACAGAAAACAAGTTCTAAGGCTGACGTTGTATTTTCAGTAACGAATTCAAGGAGAAATCCTTATTTCAATATGGTTAAAAAAACTGAAAATGGATATGAACGAGTTATTGAGTCGTCATTTAATGCAAGGCAAGAAGCACCTGAGATATTTGATATGAATGCATCATTATATGCATATTCTCCAAAATTTCTAGAGAGTGGTAAGGGAATATTTGAGGGTATATGTGATGTTATTGAAATGTTGGACACAGCAGTTTTAGATTTAGATCACGAGAATGATTTTGAACTTATGCAAATTATTGCAGAATATTTATTTGAAAATTATCCTGAGTTCAAGGAAATAAGAAATAATATTGGGGATATTTTAGTGTAA
- a CDS encoding Gfo/Idh/MocA family protein produces the protein MKETYKIGIVGFGSIGGRHLNNIVAVLKERHKPYIIDIIRSGKGQELEEKIAKHVTTVYHSYDSAPNDYDIIFVTNPTYLHFKTIQQFLLKTKHMFIEKPVFDTIDISIDALNLKNDSVYYVACPLRYTNVIQYIKNKINLNNVYCARTICSSYLPEWRPNQDYRSTYSAHKDQGGGVSIDLIHEWDYLCYLFGKPEEIFNIRGKFSKLEIDSDDVSLYIAKYKDKAVEVHLDYYGRKTIREIQLFTDKDTIVGDIANSEIRYLKSGEVISFKEQRNDFQCKEIEHFFDIIEGKVNNDNNIPTALRTLQIAKEGK, from the coding sequence ATGAAAGAAACTTATAAAATAGGCATAGTTGGTTTTGGGTCAATTGGTGGTCGGCATTTAAATAATATTGTAGCGGTTTTAAAAGAAAGACATAAACCGTATATAATCGACATTATAAGAAGTGGTAAGGGACAAGAGTTAGAAGAAAAGATTGCCAAGCATGTTACAACAGTATATCACTCTTATGATTCAGCCCCAAACGATTATGACATAATCTTTGTTACAAATCCAACATACCTACATTTTAAAACTATACAACAATTTCTTTTAAAAACTAAGCATATGTTTATTGAAAAGCCAGTATTTGATACAATAGACATTTCGATAGATGCATTAAACTTAAAAAATGACAGTGTGTATTATGTAGCTTGTCCATTAAGATATACTAATGTAATTCAATATATTAAGAATAAAATTAACTTAAACAATGTATATTGTGCTAGAACTATTTGTTCTAGTTATCTCCCAGAATGGAGACCAAATCAGGATTATCGTAGTACCTATAGTGCACACAAGGATCAAGGTGGTGGGGTTTCTATTGATTTAATTCATGAATGGGATTATCTTTGCTATTTATTTGGAAAACCAGAGGAGATATTCAATATAAGAGGTAAATTTTCTAAATTAGAAATTGATAGCGATGATGTATCATTATATATAGCAAAGTATAAAGATAAGGCTGTAGAAGTTCATTTAGATTATTATGGTCGTAAAACAATAAGAGAAATTCAATTATTTACAGATAAGGATACAATAGTTGGAGATATTGCCAATAGTGAAATAAGATATTTAAAGAGTGGAGAAGTAATATCATTTAAAGAACAGCGAAATGATTTTCAATGTAAAGAAATAGAGCACTTTTTTGATATTATAGAGGGTAAAGTTAATAATGATAATAACATACCAACGGCGCTTAGAACTCTTCAAATAGCTAAGGAGGGAAAATAA
- a CDS encoding NAD-dependent 4,6-dehydratase LegB yields the protein MKNKILVTGADGFIGSHLTEELVKRGHKVKAFAYYNSFNTWGWLDSLPKEILQEIEVFTGDIRDPNGVREAMKNVDEVHHLAALIAIPFSYYSPDSYVDTNIKGTLNVLQAARDLDTKRILITSTSEVYGTAQYVPIDEKHPYQGQSPYSATKIGADRLAESYYRSFNMPITIVRPFNTYGPRQSARAVIPTIITQLLSGKEEIELGSLTPTRDFNYVKDTANGFIEIAKSDKTIGEEINIATQHEISIGQLAEELIRQINPNARIICDNQRLRPEKSEVNRLLGANEKVKRLTDWKPQYTFEQGLAETIEFFRQNLDKYKVDIYNI from the coding sequence ATGAAAAATAAAATATTAGTAACAGGTGCTGATGGTTTTATCGGTAGTCATCTAACAGAAGAATTAGTAAAACGAGGACATAAAGTAAAAGCTTTTGCGTACTATAATTCATTTAATACATGGGGATGGCTTGATAGCCTACCAAAAGAAATTCTTCAAGAGATAGAAGTTTTTACAGGAGATATAAGAGATCCAAATGGAGTACGAGAGGCGATGAAGAATGTTGATGAAGTACATCACCTAGCAGCTCTTATTGCGATACCTTTTAGTTATTATTCTCCAGATTCTTATGTAGATACGAACATAAAGGGTACTTTAAATGTACTTCAGGCAGCAAGAGATTTAGACACAAAAAGAATTTTGATTACTTCGACTTCAGAAGTCTATGGTACAGCACAATATGTACCAATAGATGAAAAGCATCCTTATCAAGGACAATCACCATATTCTGCTACAAAAATAGGTGCGGATAGACTAGCAGAGTCTTATTACAGAAGTTTTAATATGCCTATTACCATAGTTAGACCATTTAACACATATGGTCCACGTCAATCAGCAAGAGCAGTAATTCCTACAATTATTACTCAACTACTTTCAGGAAAAGAAGAAATTGAACTTGGCTCGTTAACTCCGACTAGAGACTTTAACTATGTAAAAGACACTGCTAATGGATTTATTGAAATAGCTAAGTCGGACAAGACTATTGGAGAAGAAATAAATATTGCAACCCAACATGAAATATCAATAGGACAACTTGCGGAAGAGCTAATAAGACAAATCAACCCTAATGCAAGAATTATTTGCGATAATCAGAGACTTAGACCTGAAAAGAGTGAAGTTAATAGATTATTGGGAGCCAATGAGAAAGTAAAGAGATTAACAGATTGGAAACCACAGTATACGTTTGAACAGGGACTTGCAGAAACTATAGAGTTTTTTAGACAGAATCTAGATAAATACAAAGTTGATATTTATAATATTTAA
- a CDS encoding Gfo/Idh/MocA family protein: MRVAVIGLGSMGKRRIRLIHKYREAFQIVGIDTNKERRKSCEDEYGIQTFNTLTDAIDAFNVECVFVCTSPLSHSKIISECLNHRLHVFTELNLVDDGYEENIILAKQNNCVLFMSSTFLYREEIKKIKNLTQEINSIINYTYHIGQYLPDWHPWESYKDFFVGNKRSNGCREIFAIELPWLIDVFGEISKIDVVKSKISNLNIDYNDNYLVIIQHKDGHKGSLAVDVISRKAVRNLEVFGEDIYIHWDGSPTGLYTYDFETKEDVNIKLYEEIDQLNNYSSFVVENAYLNEVVSFFEAVIEGKTPAYTFQKDKDVLKIIDRIED; the protein is encoded by the coding sequence ATGAGAGTAGCAGTAATTGGATTAGGTTCTATGGGTAAAAGAAGAATTCGTTTGATTCACAAGTATAGAGAGGCATTCCAAATAGTTGGAATAGATACTAATAAAGAACGAAGAAAATCATGTGAAGATGAATATGGCATTCAAACTTTTAATACTTTAACTGATGCAATTGATGCATTTAATGTGGAGTGCGTTTTTGTGTGTACATCACCTTTATCTCACAGTAAGATAATTAGTGAATGCTTGAATCATAGATTACATGTATTTACTGAATTGAATTTAGTGGATGATGGTTACGAAGAAAATATTATTCTTGCGAAGCAAAATAATTGTGTGTTATTCATGTCTTCAACCTTTTTATATAGAGAAGAAATTAAAAAGATTAAAAATTTGACTCAAGAAATAAATTCTATCATTAATTACACATATCATATTGGGCAATACCTTCCCGATTGGCATCCTTGGGAAAGTTATAAAGACTTTTTTGTTGGAAACAAGCGTTCTAATGGATGTAGAGAAATTTTTGCTATTGAACTTCCATGGCTTATAGATGTATTTGGGGAAATATCCAAGATTGATGTAGTTAAGAGTAAAATAAGTAATTTAAATATTGATTATAATGATAATTATTTAGTAATTATTCAACATAAGGATGGACATAAGGGTTCCTTAGCTGTAGATGTAATATCACGAAAAGCTGTAAGGAACTTGGAGGTATTTGGGGAAGATATTTATATACATTGGGATGGATCACCAACGGGATTATATACATATGATTTTGAAACAAAAGAAGATGTTAATATTAAGTTATATGAAGAAATAGATCAACTTAATAATTATAGTAGCTTTGTGGTTGAAAATGCCTATTTAAATGAAGTTGTTTCATTTTTTGAAGCGGTGATAGAGGGAAAAACACCAGCGTATACTTTTCAAAAAGATAAAGATGTTCTAAAAATTATTGATAGAATAGAGGACTAA